A genomic stretch from Arenicella xantha includes:
- the tilS gene encoding tRNA lysidine(34) synthetase TilS, translating to MTFSISAFEDELFGNLGLARDSHYYVAYSGGIDSTVLLHLMHQLQQRNGFKLTALHVNHNLQERSEFWAEHCLTTCQKLGIDFKHTSLQLENKSEVTARNSRYAWFSKQLDRHSVLLTAHHRQDRAETFLFNLMRGAGSAGLSSMRAVRPFHGAKLARPLLPYDKADLESIAANSGLTWVEDPSNRTNDYSRNTIRHEIIPTLIDFRPDAIQNIARAASNLEQENGLLREVAICDLVEVREHPQHPVDKSYALCVADMMHLTPARQSNVIRFWLKTLQLHTPSRRFLQTLVRAIEVPPASTAVMQEGGQQFRFHSGYMYVMPAIKETPPFGVIDWQNVSQPIDIYASKLRLDARPKLRSLISDDSHALVRLAEKAHVENPKALQGHSLNLKKWMNEIGIPPWRRQAVPLLTVRKAKKDLVLAPVDVHMTNDWVSFDSESIAS from the coding sequence ATGACTTTTTCGATTTCGGCATTCGAAGATGAGTTGTTTGGAAACTTAGGGTTGGCTCGCGACAGTCATTATTATGTGGCCTATAGCGGTGGCATAGACTCGACCGTATTGCTGCACCTAATGCATCAGTTGCAGCAACGAAATGGGTTTAAGCTTACTGCGTTGCACGTTAATCATAATCTACAAGAACGATCAGAGTTTTGGGCGGAGCACTGTCTAACAACTTGTCAAAAGTTGGGTATTGATTTCAAGCATACCTCACTACAGCTCGAAAATAAGAGTGAAGTAACCGCGCGTAATTCACGTTACGCTTGGTTTAGTAAACAGCTAGATCGTCATTCAGTCTTACTCACCGCACATCATCGGCAAGATCGTGCTGAAACATTTCTATTTAATTTGATGCGCGGAGCGGGTAGCGCTGGGCTATCGAGTATGCGTGCGGTGCGACCATTTCACGGGGCAAAATTGGCGAGACCATTATTGCCGTACGACAAAGCTGATTTAGAATCTATCGCTGCAAACAGCGGATTGACATGGGTAGAAGATCCGAGCAATCGGACCAATGATTATTCACGTAATACCATTCGTCATGAGATCATCCCAACGTTGATCGACTTCCGACCGGACGCTATTCAGAATATTGCGCGTGCTGCTTCTAATCTGGAGCAGGAGAATGGGCTGCTGCGAGAGGTGGCTATTTGTGACCTAGTTGAGGTGCGAGAGCATCCTCAGCATCCGGTGGATAAATCCTACGCATTGTGTGTCGCCGATATGATGCATCTGACACCGGCTAGGCAGTCGAACGTTATTCGCTTTTGGCTAAAGACTCTTCAATTACATACGCCCAGCCGTCGCTTCTTGCAAACCTTGGTGCGCGCAATTGAGGTGCCTCCGGCAAGCACTGCAGTTATGCAGGAAGGTGGCCAACAGTTTCGGTTCCACAGTGGGTATATGTACGTTATGCCGGCTATCAAAGAGACTCCTCCTTTTGGTGTTATTGACTGGCAGAATGTATCGCAACCTATTGATATTTATGCAAGTAAGTTGCGCTTAGATGCAAGGCCGAAGCTTCGGAGTTTAATTAGTGATGATTCTCATGCTTTGGTAAGGCTTGCTGAAAAGGCGCATGTGGAAAACCCTAAGGCTTTGCAAGGACATAGCCTCAATCTCAAGAAGTGGATGAATGAGATTGGTATTCCACCATGGCGTCGACAGGCTGTGCCGTTGTTGACGGTTAGAAAAGCGAAAAAGGACTTAGTGCTTGCTCCGGTAGATGTGCATATGACAAATGATTGGGTTTCATTCGATTCTGAATCAATCGCAAGCTAA